From the genome of Streptomyces sp. NBC_01260, one region includes:
- the qcrA gene encoding cytochrome bc1 complex Rieske iron-sulfur subunit: MSSQEIPEENLPAEQVPAHGAVEGADDPFADPGLPAHQPRIQDIDERAADRSERAVAFMFTLSMLATVGFIASFVIFPVDKIVYIFPFGHVSALNFSLGLTLGVALFAIGAGAVHWARTLMSDVEVADDRHAISAEPEVKAKVLADFAAGAEESAFGRRKLVRNTMFGALALVPLAGVVLLRDLGPLPEKKLRSTLWAKGKQLINMNTMEPLRPEDVTVGSLTFAMPEGLEEDAEDFQTQIAKAALMIIRIEPSNIKDKREREWAHEGIVAFSKICTHVGCPISLYEQQTHHVLCPCHQSTFDLSDGARVIFGPAGHALPQLRIGVNSEGNLEALGDFDEPVGPAFWERG, encoded by the coding sequence ATGAGTAGCCAAGAGATTCCAGAAGAGAACCTGCCCGCAGAGCAGGTCCCCGCGCACGGCGCGGTAGAGGGCGCGGACGATCCGTTCGCCGACCCGGGGCTGCCGGCCCACCAGCCGCGCATCCAGGACATCGACGAACGGGCCGCAGACCGGTCCGAGCGCGCCGTCGCGTTCATGTTCACGCTGTCCATGCTGGCGACGGTCGGCTTCATCGCCTCCTTCGTCATCTTCCCGGTCGACAAGATCGTCTACATCTTCCCGTTCGGTCATGTGAGTGCGCTCAACTTCTCCCTGGGGCTGACCCTGGGCGTGGCGCTCTTCGCGATCGGCGCGGGAGCCGTCCACTGGGCGCGCACCCTGATGTCCGACGTGGAGGTCGCCGACGATCGGCACGCGATCTCTGCCGAGCCCGAGGTCAAGGCGAAGGTTCTCGCCGACTTCGCGGCCGGTGCCGAGGAGTCCGCGTTCGGCCGGCGCAAGCTGGTCCGCAACACCATGTTCGGCGCGCTGGCCCTGGTGCCGCTCGCCGGTGTGGTGCTGCTGCGCGACCTCGGTCCGCTGCCGGAGAAGAAGCTCCGCTCCACCCTGTGGGCCAAGGGCAAGCAGCTCATCAACATGAACACGATGGAGCCGCTTCGTCCCGAGGACGTGACCGTCGGTTCGCTGACCTTCGCCATGCCCGAGGGCCTGGAGGAGGACGCGGAAGACTTCCAGACGCAGATCGCCAAGGCTGCGCTGATGATCATCCGCATCGAGCCGTCCAACATCAAGGACAAGCGCGAGCGCGAGTGGGCCCACGAGGGCATCGTGGCCTTCTCGAAGATCTGCACCCACGTCGGCTGCCCGATCAGCCTGTACGAGCAGCAGACCCACCACGTGCTCTGCCCGTGCCACCAGTCAACCTTCGACCTCTCCGACGGCGCCCGCGTCATCTTCGGTCCGGCCGGTCACGCCCTTCCGCAGCTGCGGATCGGCGTGAACAGCGAGGGTAACCTCGAGGCGCTCGGTGACTTCGATGAGCCCGTCGGTCCTGCATTCTGGGAGCGCGGATGA
- the qcrB gene encoding cytochrome bc1 complex cytochrome b subunit, which yields MSTATDTKRKAPAGEKMADWADGRLGIYSLAKANMRKIFPDHWSFMLGEICLYSFIIIILTGVYLTLFFHPSMNEVVYHGPYEPMQGIRMSEAYASTLDISFDVRGGLLVRQIHHWAALIFLAGMFVHMMRVFFTGAFRKPREINWLFGFLLFVLGMFTGFTGYSLPDDLLSGTGVRFTQGAILATPVVGTYISMFLFGGEFPGGDIVARFYSIHILLLPGIMMGLLVAHLILVFYHKHTQFAGPGRTNKNVVGMPLLPVYMAKAGGFFFLVFGVIAVMAAIASINPIWAIGPYRPDQVSTGAQPDWYMGFAEGLIRVMPGWEINLWGHTLVLGVFIPLMAFGLVLAIIAVYPFIESWITGDKREHHILDRPRNAPTRTAFGVAWITEYIIVFIGGGNDLWATHFHLSLNAISWFVRIFIFVGPVIAFIATRRICLGLQRRDKEKVLHGRESGLIKRLPHGEFVEVHEPLSPAALHTLTAHEQYKPLEIGPTVDENGVERKVSLVHKVRARLSQSLYGEDNQIAKPSAEEYKEINSGHGHH from the coding sequence ATGAGTACTGCGACCGATACGAAGCGCAAGGCGCCCGCCGGTGAGAAGATGGCCGACTGGGCGGACGGCCGGCTCGGGATCTACTCCCTGGCCAAGGCCAACATGCGCAAGATCTTCCCGGACCACTGGTCCTTCATGCTGGGCGAGATCTGCCTCTACAGCTTCATCATCATCATCCTCACGGGTGTGTATCTGACGCTGTTCTTCCACCCGAGCATGAACGAGGTCGTCTACCACGGCCCGTACGAGCCCATGCAGGGCATCCGGATGTCCGAGGCCTACGCCTCGACGCTGGACATCAGCTTCGACGTCCGCGGTGGTCTGCTGGTCCGGCAGATCCACCACTGGGCCGCGCTGATCTTCCTGGCCGGCATGTTCGTGCACATGATGCGTGTCTTCTTCACGGGCGCGTTCCGCAAGCCGCGTGAGATCAACTGGCTGTTCGGCTTCCTGCTGTTCGTGCTCGGTATGTTCACCGGCTTCACCGGCTACTCGCTCCCGGACGACCTGCTCTCGGGTACGGGTGTCCGCTTCACCCAGGGCGCGATCCTGGCCACGCCGGTCGTCGGCACGTACATCTCGATGTTCCTGTTCGGCGGGGAGTTCCCCGGTGGCGACATCGTCGCCCGGTTCTACTCGATCCACATCCTGCTGCTGCCCGGCATCATGATGGGCCTGCTGGTGGCACACCTGATCCTGGTCTTCTACCACAAGCACACGCAGTTCGCGGGTCCCGGCCGGACCAACAAGAACGTCGTCGGCATGCCGCTGCTCCCGGTGTACATGGCGAAGGCCGGAGGATTCTTCTTCCTGGTCTTCGGCGTCATCGCCGTCATGGCGGCCATCGCCTCGATCAACCCGATCTGGGCCATCGGCCCGTACCGCCCGGACCAGGTGTCCACCGGCGCCCAGCCCGACTGGTACATGGGCTTCGCCGAGGGTCTGATCCGAGTGATGCCCGGCTGGGAGATCAACCTCTGGGGTCACACGCTCGTCCTGGGTGTGTTCATCCCGCTGATGGCCTTCGGACTGGTGCTCGCGATCATCGCGGTCTACCCGTTCATCGAGTCCTGGATCACCGGGGACAAGCGCGAGCACCACATTCTGGACCGCCCGCGCAACGCTCCCACCCGTACGGCCTTCGGCGTGGCCTGGATCACCGAGTACATCATCGTCTTCATCGGCGGCGGCAACGACCTGTGGGCCACGCACTTCCACCTGTCGCTGAACGCCATCTCGTGGTTCGTCCGGATCTTCATCTTCGTGGGCCCGGTCATCGCGTTCATCGCCACCCGGCGGATCTGCCTCGGCCTTCAGCGCCGGGACAAGGAGAAGGTGCTGCACGGGCGCGAGTCCGGGCTCATCAAGCGCCTGCCGCACGGTGAGTTCGTCGAGGTCCACGAGCCGCTCTCACCCGCGGCGCTGCACACGCTCACCGCGCACGAGCAGTACAAGCCGCTCGAGATCGGCCCGACGGTCGACGAGAACGGTGTCGAGCGCAAGGTGTCCCTGGTCCACAAGGTGCGGGCCAGGCTCAGCCAGAGCCTGTACGGCGAGGACAACCAGATCGCCAAGCCCTCTGCCGAGGAGTACAAGGAGATCAACAGCGGCCACGGCCACCACTGA